From the Quercus lobata isolate SW786 chromosome 6, ValleyOak3.0 Primary Assembly, whole genome shotgun sequence genome, one window contains:
- the LOC115994013 gene encoding probable receptor-like protein kinase At5g24010 isoform X1: protein MEMVHSHKTLFQLCLFLPLHFSSLLLLSLAYTVPDKYFINCGASSNASDDHGRVFVADSNSPSFSTGKSEEVNNKSTWIPELYRTARVYRQPCSYSFEIEQNDTYIVRLHFFAYLSRVANLYDALFNVSASGFSLLTNFSIRNSSGSPVIKEFFLTIPQGEFKIHFIPSQDSSLAFVNAIEVFLASETRITDNVTRVTSAGNVGNYKGLLSQSQVLHTIHRINFGGSQNEFDDDLGRNWVLDDSYLILNRDSAKNSTPYSQLNYNSTLATRYTAPDGVYQTAKQLKEVSGVNAGHLNLTWRFPVSKNTRHFVRVHLCDIVSKNINLLIFNLYIYSNFDQLIDPYNRTEDFAVPFFIDYVVDSDDSGFTNFSISPSENDSGIRNAFLNGLEIMEFMSKSGPIPVECEPVKIKKHSPVIKIIGSVSSGAFVILIIVVVLRLKCKKTEPDPSLGGLLYGGIAFIRLTEGSANLSQPSNLNLNWRISLAELQYATKNFSAKFLIGEGGFGKVYKGTLRNGMKVAVKRSEAGHGQGIEEFQTEIIVLSQIRHHHLVSLIGYCDERSEMILVYEHMEKGTLRDHLYDSNDNSESSSSRSELSWEQRLEICIGAAKGLRYLHTGPAGGIIHRDVKTTNILLDENYVAKVVDFGLSKSGLPDPEHFTMGVKGSFGYLDPEYLTTLQLTEKSDVYSFGVVLLEILCARLAINKLLPMEEMCLAEWGMLWQRKGQLEKIIDPVLVGKIKPNSLRKFGETAEKCLKTNSADRPKMQEVLYDLQYSLMLQETAMHTDPHEESTTNAILELQFPLAWHLPSDRIQMEEDDHTPIGGDDDSDTKSTESQNPIKD, encoded by the coding sequence ATGGAGATGGTTCACTCCCATAAGACACTTTTCCAACTCTGCCTTTTCTTACCTCTCCACTTCTCTTCACTGCTGCTTCTTTCACTAGCTTACACTGTTCCTGACAAGTACTTCATCAACTGTGGAGCAAGCTCCAATGCCAGCGACGACCACGGCCGGGTCTTTGTTGCCGACAGCAATTCCCCTTCTTTCTCAACTGGGAAAAGCGAAGAAGTCAACAACAAATCAACATGGATTCCAGAACTCTATCGAACAGCAAGAGTTTACAGACAGCCATGTTCTTATAGCTTTGAAATCGAGCAGAATGATACTTACATAGTACGCCTCCATTTCTTTGCTTACCTGTCACGTGTTGCTAATCTATATGATGCACTGTTCAATGTTTCGGCTTCTGGGTTTTCACTTTTAACCAATTTCAGCATCCGAAACAGCAGTGGTTCTCCGGTGATCAAGGAATTCTTCCTCACCATCCCACAAGGAGAGTTTAAAATCCATTTCATACCTTCTCAAGACTCATCTTTGGCTTTCGTAAACGCCATAGAAGTCTTTCTTGCCAGCGAGACCCGCATCACTGATAATGTTACTCGCGTTACTTCTGCTGGAAATGTTGGTAACTACAAAGGTTTGCTCTCTCAGTCTCAGGTTCTGCATACAATCCATAGGATCAACTTTGGAGGTTCCCAAAATGAATTCGATGATGACTTGGGGAGGAATTGGGTACTAGATGATAGTTACTTAATACTCAACCGCGATTCTGCAAAGAACAGCACTCCTTATAGTCAGCTTAATTACAACTCTACACTGGCCACAAGGTATACTGCCCCAGATGGTGTTTACCAGACAGCCAAACAGTTGAAGGAAGTCAGTGGCGTCAACGCCGGGCACTTAAATTTAACTTGGCGTTTTCCCGTCAGTAAGAATACTAGACACTTTGTTCGGGTCCATTTGTGTGACATAGTATCAAAGAATATTAATTTGCTGATATTCAAtctctatatatatagcaaCTTTGATCAGTTGATTGATCCGTATAATAGAACTGAAGACTTTGCTGTTCCCTTTTTCATCGATTATGTGGTTGATTCAGATGATTCTGGATTTACCAATTTTAGTATAAGCCCTTCAGAGAATGACTCTGGCATTCGTAATGCGTTTTTGAATGGGCTGGAGATTATGGAGTTCATGAGCAAATCAGGTCCCATACCGGTGGAATGTGAACCAGTCAAAATCAAGAAGCACTCCCCTGTTATAAAGATTATTGGTTCTGTAAGTAGTGGGGCATTTGtcattttgataatagtggtgGTGTTGCGTTTGAAATGCAAGAAGACAGAGCCTGATCCAAGTTTGGGAGGGCTTCTTTATGGAGGAATAGCTTTTATCAGGTTGACTGAAGGAAGTGCTAATTTATCCCAACCTTCGAATCTGAACCTTAATTGGAGGATATCTTTAGCTGAATTACAGTATGCAACTAAGAACTTCAGTGCAAAATTTTTGATTGGTGAGGGTGGATTTGGAAAAGTGTATAAAGGAACTCTTAGGAATGGTATGAAAGTGGCTGTGAAGCGAAGTGAAGCAGGACATGGGCAGGGTATTGAGGAATTCCAAACGGAGATCATAGTGTTATCTCAAATCAGGCATCACCATCTTGTTTCTTTGATTGGGTACTGCGATGAAAGGTCTGAGATGATACTGGTTTATGAACATATGGAAAAGGGGACTCTAAGAGATCATCTCTATGATTCAAATGACAATTCTGAGAGTTCATCTTCAAGATCTGAATTATCTTGGGAGCAAAGACTTGAAATTTGTATTGGTGCTGCCAAAGGCCTACGTTACCTACACACTGGTCCAGCTGGAGGAATCATTCACCGTGATGTGAAGACCACAAACATTTTGCTTGATGAAAATTATGTGGCTAAAGTTGTTGACTTCGGCCTTTCAAAGTCGGGGCTTCCTGATCCAGAACATTTCACCATGGGCGTAAAGGGTAGCTTTGGTTATCTTGATCCAGAATACCTCACCACCCTACAATTGACAGAAAAATCTGATGTGTACTCTTTTGGAGTTGTACTTCTTGAAATTCTTTGTGCTAGACTGGCTATTAACAAGTTGCTTCCAATGGAGGAGATGTGCCTAGCTGAATGGGGGATGCTGTGGCAAAGGAAAGGTCAACTTGAGAAAATTATTGATCCGGTACTAGTTGGTAAAATTAAGCCTAATTCATTGCGAAAGTTTGGTGAAACAGCTGAGAAGTGTTTGAAGACAAATAGTGCTGACAGGCCTAAAATGCAGGAAGTGCTATATGACTTGCAATATTCATTGATGCTTCAAGAAACTGCAATGCACACAGACCCGCATGAAGAAAGCACAACAAACGCTATACTGGAGTTGCAGTTTCCTCTTGCTTGGCATTTGCCTTCTGACAGAATCCAAATGGAGGAAGATGATCATACACCCATTGGAGGGGATGATGATTCTGATACAAAGTCTACTGAAAGTCAAAACCCAATTAAGGATTGA
- the LOC115995238 gene encoding uncharacterized protein LOC115995238, translated as MVGQYTVTKPSRSDEVLDVDQQLRIASEIKAQFESIAPKRPVKPNRSEPDSSTPTPVESTAVDQNIPELSKFQALQSQSHVMLSAEGVTEVQEEYVETQYYNELHSIDKQHHTTGNGFIRVVGEEGEGGYDIQLQEGTGGMAYTAFRSNPATNDWVPNIDEDQGFVSSKPNRSESS; from the exons ATGGTGGGGCAGTATACGGTGACTAAACCAAGCCGCAGCGACGAGGTTTTGGATGTAGATCAACAATTGAGAATTGCCAGTGAGATCAAAGCTCAGTTCGAGTCCATCGCCCCCAAGCGTCCTGTCAAGCCCAACAGAAGTGAACCTGACTCGTCAACGCCAACCCCAGTGGAGTCCACAGCCGTAGACCAAAACATTCCTGAGCTTAGCAAGTTCCAGGCCCTTCAATCGCAATCTCAT GTTATGCTTTCGGCAGAGGGAGTTACCGAGGTACAAGAAGAGTACGTGGAGACCCAGTACTACAACGAGTTGCACTCCATTGACAAACAGCATCACACG ACTGGGAATGGGTTTATAAGGGTGGTGGGAGAAGAAGGTGAAGGTGGATATGATATTCAGTTGCAAGAAGGAACAGGTGGGATGGCGTACACAGCCTTTAGAAGCAATCCTGCGACAAACGATTGGGTACCAAACATTGATGAAGATCAG GGCTTTGTCTCCTCAAAGCCAAATCGGAGCGAGAGTTCTTAG
- the LOC115994013 gene encoding probable receptor-like protein kinase At5g24010 isoform X2 yields the protein MPATTTAGSLLPTAIPLLSQLGKAKKSTTNQHGFQNSIEQQEFTDSHVLIALKSSRMILTYIRNSSGSPVIKEFFLTIPQGEFKIHFIPSQDSSLAFVNAIEVFLASETRITDNVTRVTSAGNVGNYKGLLSQSQVLHTIHRINFGGSQNEFDDDLGRNWVLDDSYLILNRDSAKNSTPYSQLNYNSTLATRYTAPDGVYQTAKQLKEVSGVNAGHLNLTWRFPVSKNTRHFVRVHLCDIVSKNINLLIFNLYIYSNFDQLIDPYNRTEDFAVPFFIDYVVDSDDSGFTNFSISPSENDSGIRNAFLNGLEIMEFMSKSGPIPVECEPVKIKKHSPVIKIIGSVSSGAFVILIIVVVLRLKCKKTEPDPSLGGLLYGGIAFIRLTEGSANLSQPSNLNLNWRISLAELQYATKNFSAKFLIGEGGFGKVYKGTLRNGMKVAVKRSEAGHGQGIEEFQTEIIVLSQIRHHHLVSLIGYCDERSEMILVYEHMEKGTLRDHLYDSNDNSESSSSRSELSWEQRLEICIGAAKGLRYLHTGPAGGIIHRDVKTTNILLDENYVAKVVDFGLSKSGLPDPEHFTMGVKGSFGYLDPEYLTTLQLTEKSDVYSFGVVLLEILCARLAINKLLPMEEMCLAEWGMLWQRKGQLEKIIDPVLVGKIKPNSLRKFGETAEKCLKTNSADRPKMQEVLYDLQYSLMLQETAMHTDPHEESTTNAILELQFPLAWHLPSDRIQMEEDDHTPIGGDDDSDTKSTESQNPIKD from the exons ATGCCAGCGACGACCACGGCCGGGTCTTTGTTGCCGACAGCAATTCCCCTTCTTTCTCAACTGGGAAAAGCGAAGAAGTCAACAACAAATCAACATGGATTCCAGAACTCTATCGAACAGCAAGAGTTTACAGACAGCCATGTTCTTATAGCTTTGAAATCGAGCAGAATGATACTTACATA CATCCGAAACAGCAGTGGTTCTCCGGTGATCAAGGAATTCTTCCTCACCATCCCACAAGGAGAGTTTAAAATCCATTTCATACCTTCTCAAGACTCATCTTTGGCTTTCGTAAACGCCATAGAAGTCTTTCTTGCCAGCGAGACCCGCATCACTGATAATGTTACTCGCGTTACTTCTGCTGGAAATGTTGGTAACTACAAAGGTTTGCTCTCTCAGTCTCAGGTTCTGCATACAATCCATAGGATCAACTTTGGAGGTTCCCAAAATGAATTCGATGATGACTTGGGGAGGAATTGGGTACTAGATGATAGTTACTTAATACTCAACCGCGATTCTGCAAAGAACAGCACTCCTTATAGTCAGCTTAATTACAACTCTACACTGGCCACAAGGTATACTGCCCCAGATGGTGTTTACCAGACAGCCAAACAGTTGAAGGAAGTCAGTGGCGTCAACGCCGGGCACTTAAATTTAACTTGGCGTTTTCCCGTCAGTAAGAATACTAGACACTTTGTTCGGGTCCATTTGTGTGACATAGTATCAAAGAATATTAATTTGCTGATATTCAAtctctatatatatagcaaCTTTGATCAGTTGATTGATCCGTATAATAGAACTGAAGACTTTGCTGTTCCCTTTTTCATCGATTATGTGGTTGATTCAGATGATTCTGGATTTACCAATTTTAGTATAAGCCCTTCAGAGAATGACTCTGGCATTCGTAATGCGTTTTTGAATGGGCTGGAGATTATGGAGTTCATGAGCAAATCAGGTCCCATACCGGTGGAATGTGAACCAGTCAAAATCAAGAAGCACTCCCCTGTTATAAAGATTATTGGTTCTGTAAGTAGTGGGGCATTTGtcattttgataatagtggtgGTGTTGCGTTTGAAATGCAAGAAGACAGAGCCTGATCCAAGTTTGGGAGGGCTTCTTTATGGAGGAATAGCTTTTATCAGGTTGACTGAAGGAAGTGCTAATTTATCCCAACCTTCGAATCTGAACCTTAATTGGAGGATATCTTTAGCTGAATTACAGTATGCAACTAAGAACTTCAGTGCAAAATTTTTGATTGGTGAGGGTGGATTTGGAAAAGTGTATAAAGGAACTCTTAGGAATGGTATGAAAGTGGCTGTGAAGCGAAGTGAAGCAGGACATGGGCAGGGTATTGAGGAATTCCAAACGGAGATCATAGTGTTATCTCAAATCAGGCATCACCATCTTGTTTCTTTGATTGGGTACTGCGATGAAAGGTCTGAGATGATACTGGTTTATGAACATATGGAAAAGGGGACTCTAAGAGATCATCTCTATGATTCAAATGACAATTCTGAGAGTTCATCTTCAAGATCTGAATTATCTTGGGAGCAAAGACTTGAAATTTGTATTGGTGCTGCCAAAGGCCTACGTTACCTACACACTGGTCCAGCTGGAGGAATCATTCACCGTGATGTGAAGACCACAAACATTTTGCTTGATGAAAATTATGTGGCTAAAGTTGTTGACTTCGGCCTTTCAAAGTCGGGGCTTCCTGATCCAGAACATTTCACCATGGGCGTAAAGGGTAGCTTTGGTTATCTTGATCCAGAATACCTCACCACCCTACAATTGACAGAAAAATCTGATGTGTACTCTTTTGGAGTTGTACTTCTTGAAATTCTTTGTGCTAGACTGGCTATTAACAAGTTGCTTCCAATGGAGGAGATGTGCCTAGCTGAATGGGGGATGCTGTGGCAAAGGAAAGGTCAACTTGAGAAAATTATTGATCCGGTACTAGTTGGTAAAATTAAGCCTAATTCATTGCGAAAGTTTGGTGAAACAGCTGAGAAGTGTTTGAAGACAAATAGTGCTGACAGGCCTAAAATGCAGGAAGTGCTATATGACTTGCAATATTCATTGATGCTTCAAGAAACTGCAATGCACACAGACCCGCATGAAGAAAGCACAACAAACGCTATACTGGAGTTGCAGTTTCCTCTTGCTTGGCATTTGCCTTCTGACAGAATCCAAATGGAGGAAGATGATCATACACCCATTGGAGGGGATGATGATTCTGATACAAAGTCTACTGAAAGTCAAAACCCAATTAAGGATTGA
- the LOC115950274 gene encoding uncharacterized protein LOC115950274, which translates to MDPGSTSNSSEVNVELPTTNVAIPIPENADVPIPENADVPISQSQFQRIDLDSLDYDPGTRKQIWEYHVNQRDEIRRAYIKKGPHQPPLETFKKSGKQNRSFQASWYRNNSKWLEYSPTTDAAYCLPCFVFHNPNVVVGQNAFIVGGFRNWKKVGGKDCSFQVHIGKDPNSAHRVAEQMCKDLMNQSQHLQRVVDHFTTEQIANNRLQLKATIFIVRYLAFQAIAFRGRDESFSSLNRGNFHESLGIVTFWNEKVAEIIEKAPKNATYTSPRIQKEILHVFSAKVKKAIREEIGDAKFCIMVDEARDESMKEQMAVVFRYVDAEGFVKERFFGLIHVVDTAALTLKKGIYSLLSQYCLDIQNIRGQGYDGASNMRGMWNGLQALILNDCPYAYYIHCFAHRLQLALVKASKQVVPISHFFLTLLFLIKIVSASCKRNEQLKVANANEIARLIDLEELETGSGLNQIGTLQRPGETRWSSHFRSVSSLLRMFSSTVEVLQNIIDGAIDGENRAEGEDDGWDGLLTTVISFCEKHRIDVLDMNARYVARRGRARNQPDNVTNEHHYRVNIFYATINSQLQELNYRFNEDAMELLRLSSALEPREALKSFRISDLCLLVKNFYPQDFTDYDKQVLEKELYHFEHNVVQDPKFKKLKSLSELSQWLVRTGNSEHYKLVYRIVILVLTLPVSTATTERAFSAMKLVKTELRNKMEDDFLSDSLMLYIEKDIASTFSLDSILEPEAISKPFRELDIYLFSA; encoded by the exons ATGGACCCAG gttcaacttcaaattcttctgAAGTCAACGTGGAATTGCCAACAACTAATGTTGCTATTCCAATTCCGGAAAATGCGGATGTTCCAATTCCGGAAAATGCGGATGTTCCAATCTCTCAATCACAATTTCAAAGAATTGACCTTGATTCTTTGGATTATGATCCCGGAACACGCAAACAAATATGGGAATATCATGTTAATCAACGTGATGAAATTCGACGGGCTTACATTAAAAAAGGTCCGCACCAACCTCCTCTAGAGACATTcaaaaaaagtggaaagcaGAATCGTAgttttcaagcttcttggtatagaaataattcaaaatggCTTGAATATTCTCCTACAACAGATGCAGCTTATTGTCTACCCTGCTTTGTCTTTCATAATCCAAATGTGGTTGTGGGACAAAATGCATTTATTGTTGGTGGatttagaaattggaaaaagGTTGGGGGCAAAGATTGTTCTTTTCAAGTTCATATAGGAAAAGATCCTAACTCAGCTCATAGAGTTGCTGAGCAAATGTGTAAGGATTTGATGAACCAATCGCAGCATTTGCAAAGAGTAGTTGATCATTTCACTACTgaacaaattgcaaataatcGGTTGCAATTGAAGGCCACAATTTTTATTGTGCGATATCTTGCCTTTCAAGCTATAGCTTTTAGAGGTCGAGATGAAAGTTTTAGTTCATTAAATCGTGGGAACTTTCATGAATCATTGGGTATTGTGACTTTTTGGAATGAGAAGGTTgctgaaataatagaaaaagctcCAAAAAATGCAACCTACACATCACCTAGGATTCAAAAGGAAATTCTACATGTTTTCTCAGCTAAAGTGAAGAAGGCCATTCGGGAAGAAATTGGTGATGCAAAGTTTTGCATAATGGTTGATGAAGCTCGTGATGAGTCCATGAAAGAGCAAATGGCTGTGGTGTTTAGATATGTTGATGCAGAAGGCTTTGTGAAAGAAcgcttttttgggcttattcatGTTGTTGACACTGCAGCTTTGACTCTAAAGAAGGGGATATATTCTTTGTTATCTCAATATTGCttagatatacaaaatattcgaGGGCAAGGATATGATGGAGCAAGCAACATGCGAGGTATGTGGAATGGATTacaagctttgattttgaatgattgcCCATATGCTTACTATATCCATTGTTTTGCACATCGCTTACAATTGGCATTAGTAAAAGCATCAAAACAAGTTGTTCCcattagtcatttttttcttaccttGCTTTTTCTGATCAAAATTGTTAGTGCTTCATGCAAGCGCAATGAGCAATTGAAAGTTGCCAATGCTAATGAAATAGCACGTTTGATTGATCTTGAAGAGCTTGAGACTGGAAGTGGACTTAATCAAATTGGCACTTTACAACGACCTGGAGAAACACGTTGGAGTTCACATTTTAGATCAGTTTCTAGCTTATTAAGGATGTTTAGTTCAACTgttgaagttttacaaaatataatcgATGGTGCAATTGATGGAGAAAATCGGGCAGAAGGAGA agatgatGGATGGGATGGCTTACTCACCACTGTGATATCATTTTGTGAGAAGCATCGCATTGATGTCCTGGATATGAATGCTCGTTATGTTGCGAGGCGAGGTCGAGCTCGTAATCAACCAGATAACGTTACAAATGAGCATCATTAtcgagtaaatattttttatgctacaaTAAATTCTCAACTACAGGAACTAAATTATCGATTTAATGAAGATGCAATGGAGTTGCTTAGGCTTAGCTCAGCTTTAGAACCTCGAGAGGCATTAAAATCTTTCAGAATTAGTGATCTTTGTTTGTTGGTAAAGAATTTCTATCCACAAGATTTTACAGATTATGACAAACAAGTGTTGGAGAAGGAGCTTTATCATTTTGAGCATAATGTAGTCCAAGATccaaagttcaaaaaattgaaaagtttatctGAGTTGTCTCAATGGTTAGTGAGAACTGGAAATTCAGAACACTACAAACTTGTTTATAGAATTGTGATACTTGTGCTTACTCTTCCAGTTTCTACTGCTACTACAGAGCGAGCATTTTCAGCTATGAAACTTGTCAAAACTGAACTTCGAAACAAAATGGAAGATGACTTTTTGAGTGACTCTTTGATGTTATACATTGAAAAGGATATAGCTTCAACATTTAGTTTGGATTCAATA